A stretch of the Capricornis sumatraensis isolate serow.1 chromosome 19, serow.2, whole genome shotgun sequence genome encodes the following:
- the FBXO33 gene encoding F-box only protein 33, whose protein sequence is MLLFLSVPQPRPPGARTRAGAARVARWRRLRLQQLRRLRGLLRGLRGRPGTGSRRRGRMALCGQAAGAASLPSELIVHIFSFLSASDRLRASASCSHWRECLFYPALWPQLRICLRVSPAEQPRLEFLMRKCGWFVRELRVEFAAENYLSGGGGPGDGGSADAGTGGEEVEALQLSTRWLEVLRTYLELVLCVLVSIRNNRNLQKFSLFGDISVLQQQGSLSNTYLSKVDPDGKKIKQIQQLFEEILSNSRQLKWLSCGFMLEIVTPTSLSSLSNAIANTMEHLSLLDNNIPGNSTLISAAELERFVNLRSLALDFCDFTAEMARVLTDNNHVPLQRLSLLVHNVSVMHKSLDNMPNDEHWKALSRKSTSLRVYIMAFDIKSEDMLKILKPSIPLERIHFDSYITCVSGAIVDLISRQYDKFLTHFILMNDVIDTSGFPDLSDNRNEDPLVLLAWRCTKLSLLAIHGYTVWAHNLIAIARLRGSDLKVLEVTEESIDFDQGELADQDVDPVHNLIEQVSLGLGQPWHAVMDIESLSVFTEPNRHFYREMQSFSEDI, encoded by the exons ATGTTGTTGTTCTTGTCAGTGCCGCAGCCCCGACCACCGGGAGCCCGAACCCGAGCCGGGGCCGCCCGGGTGGCGCGGTGGCGGCGGCTGCGGCTGCAGCAGCTGCGACGGCTGCGGGGGCTGCTCCGGGGACTGCGGGGGCGGCCGGGGACCGGCAGCCGGCGGCGGGGCCGAATGGCTCTGTGCGGGCAGGCGGCAGGCGCCGCGTCGCTGCCTAGCGAGCTGATCGTGCACATCTTCTCCTTCCTGTCCGCGTCTGACCGGCTCCGGGCCTCGGCCTCCTGCTCGCACTGGCGCGAGTGCCTCTTCTATCCGGCTCTCTGGCCCCAGCTCCGCATCTGCCTCCGCGTCTCGCCCGCGGAGCAGCCACGGCTCGAATTCCTCATGCGCAAGTGCGGCTGGTTCGTGCGAGAGCTGCGTGTTGAATTCGCCGCGGAGAACTACctgagcggcggcggcggcccgggcGATGGAGGCAGCGCGGACGCCGGGACTGGCGGGGAAGAAGTCGAAGCCCTGCAGCTCTCAACCCGTTGGCTGGAAGTGCTGCGCACCTACTTAGAGCTGGTCCTGTGCGTGCTAGTCAGCATCCGGAACAACAG GAACCTCCAGAAGTTTAGCCTTTTTGGAGACATAAGCGTTCTACAACAGCAAGGAAGTTTGTCAAATACATACCTCAGCAAGGTGGACCCTGATggcaaaaaaatcaaaca AATTCAGCAACTGTTTGAAGAAATACTGAGTAATAGTAGGCAACTGAAATGGCTGTCTTGTGGGTTTATGCTGGAAATAGTAACCCCAACATCACTGTCATCTCTCTCAAACGCTATTGCCAACACCATGGAGCACCTGAGTTTACTGGACAACAATATTCCTGGTAACAGCACCCTTATCTCCGCAGCAGAACTGGAGCGATTTGTGAATCTGCGCTCACTTGCCCTGGATTTCTGTGACTTTACAGCTGAGATGGCTAGAGTCTTAACCGATAATAACCATGTGCCTTTGCAGCGACTTTCTCTCCTGGTTCACAATGTTTCCGTGATGCACAAGTCTCTGGACAACATGCCAAATGATGAGCATTGGAAAGCCTTGTCAAGAAAGAGCACCAGCCTTCGGGTCTATATTATGGCTTTTGATATCAAGAGTGAAGATATGTTAAAGATTCTGAAACCCAGTATACCACTAGAGAGGATTCATTTTGACAGCTACATCACTTGTGTTTCAGGAGCTATTGTTGATCTTATATCTAGGCAGTACGACAAGTTCCTCACTCATTTTATATTAATGAATGATGTGATTGACACGTCTGGTTTTCCAGATCTTAGTGACAACCGAAATGAAGATCCGTTGGTTTTATTAGCATGGAGGTGCACAAAGCTCTCTCTTCTGGCAATTCATG GTTACACAGTGTGGGCACACAACCTCATAGCCATTGCTCGTCTTCGTGGCTCTGACCTAAAAGTACTTGAAGTCACCGAAGAAAGCATCGATTTTGACCAAGGTGAACTGGCCGACCAGGATGTGGACCCAGTGCATAATCTTATTGAGCAGGTATCCCTGGGCCTCGGTCAGCCTTGGCATGCAGTCATGGACATCGAATCACTCAGTGTCTTCACTGAACCAAATCGCCATTTTTACAGAGAGATGCAGAGCTTCAGCGAAgacatttag